The following coding sequences lie in one Thermomicrobium sp. 4228-Ro genomic window:
- a CDS encoding FmdB family zinc ribbon protein, which produces MPIYEYECTSCGHRFEVKQRFSDDPVATCPTCGNSVRRLLHPAGIIFKGSGFYITDYKRGNSSNGKSETSSEKVSSSTSD; this is translated from the coding sequence ATGCCGATTTACGAATACGAATGCACGAGCTGTGGCCATCGCTTCGAAGTGAAACAGCGCTTTTCCGATGACCCGGTGGCGACATGCCCGACGTGCGGGAACTCCGTCCGTCGTCTCCTGCATCCTGCTGGCATCATCTTCAAGGGATCCGGCTTCTACATCACGGACTACAAGCGCGGCAACTCGTCCAACGGGAAGAGCGAGACATCGTCCGAGAAAGTCTCCTCGAGCACCAGCGACTGA
- the cysS gene encoding cysteine--tRNA ligase, translating into MGLRVTNTLTREKEPFEPLEPGHVRMYVCGPTVYADAHIGHAMSAIVFDMIRRYLEYRGYRVTFAMNFTDVDDKIIQRAASLGIPPNELAEQLIDAWLDETAALNIKPATLYPRATQEIPTIIAMVRGLIAKGHAYVVDGDVYFRVLSFPEYGKLSHRTLDEMMAGARVEIDPRKEHPMDFALWKAAKPGEPAWESPWGPGRPGWHIECSAMIYHHLGEQIDIHGGGADLIFPHHENEIAQSEAFTGKKPFVRYWLHNGLLQLGGEKMSKSIGNLITIRELLERDGAGPFRLLVLSSHYRSPLTFTDEAFDAATRGFERLRQAVRGAPTEPVVRPVHALASLADETREAFHDAMDDDFNTPSALARLFELARAINRARATGDPKEAIAYAQTTLRDLTGVLGFRFDDVVPSRRSAEPFVELLIDIRSRLRAERRWELADLIRERLNELGIIVEDTPAGTTWRWA; encoded by the coding sequence ATGGGCTTGCGTGTCACCAATACGCTCACGCGCGAAAAGGAACCCTTCGAGCCGCTGGAACCGGGTCATGTCCGCATGTACGTCTGTGGGCCAACGGTGTACGCCGACGCGCACATCGGGCATGCGATGTCGGCGATCGTCTTCGACATGATCCGACGCTACCTCGAATATCGCGGATACCGCGTGACCTTCGCGATGAATTTCACGGACGTCGATGACAAGATTATCCAGCGTGCTGCGTCACTCGGTATTCCACCGAACGAACTTGCCGAGCAGCTGATCGATGCCTGGCTCGACGAGACAGCTGCACTCAACATCAAGCCCGCAACGCTCTATCCCCGCGCGACGCAAGAGATTCCGACCATCATCGCAATGGTTCGCGGGCTGATCGCAAAGGGCCATGCGTACGTCGTTGACGGTGACGTCTATTTCCGCGTCCTCTCGTTCCCTGAGTACGGAAAACTGTCGCATCGGACCCTCGACGAGATGATGGCCGGTGCCCGGGTCGAGATCGATCCGCGCAAGGAACACCCGATGGACTTCGCGCTCTGGAAAGCGGCCAAACCAGGAGAACCAGCCTGGGAAAGCCCTTGGGGACCGGGCCGACCAGGCTGGCACATCGAATGCAGTGCGATGATCTACCACCACCTCGGTGAGCAGATCGACATCCACGGAGGCGGTGCCGATCTCATTTTTCCGCATCATGAGAACGAAATCGCCCAATCGGAGGCGTTCACTGGCAAGAAGCCGTTCGTCCGCTACTGGTTGCACAACGGTCTCCTCCAGCTCGGCGGTGAGAAAATGTCAAAATCGATCGGTAACCTTATCACGATTCGCGAACTCTTAGAACGGGATGGAGCCGGGCCTTTCCGCCTTCTCGTCCTGAGCTCTCATTATCGCAGTCCGCTTACCTTCACCGACGAAGCGTTCGACGCAGCAACCCGCGGTTTCGAGCGCCTTCGGCAGGCCGTCCGCGGCGCACCGACTGAACCCGTCGTGCGCCCGGTTCATGCACTCGCCTCGCTGGCTGACGAAACGCGCGAAGCCTTTCACGACGCGATGGACGATGACTTCAACACCCCTTCCGCGCTGGCACGGCTCTTCGAACTCGCCCGGGCGATCAATCGGGCGCGAGCCACCGGTGATCCGAAGGAAGCGATCGCGTACGCGCAAACCACGCTGCGTGACTTGACCGGCGTGCTCGGTTTTCGTTTCGACGATGTCGTTCCCTCGCGACGATCGGCCGAGCCGTTCGTCGAACTGCTCATCGACATCCGCAGCCGGTTGCGTGCAGAACGGCGATGGGAACTGGCTGATTTGATTCGCGAGCGGCTGAACGAACTCGGGATCATCGTGGAAGATACACCAGCCGGTACGACCTGGCGCTGGGCATGA
- the rlmB gene encoding 23S rRNA (guanosine(2251)-2'-O)-methyltransferase RlmB, with protein MRKLQRGRPTEYLYGRNAIAEALRGRRRHRRLYVAQGIEHHARVAALIEQARHLGLPVSLLPREELDRLVGSVNHQGVVLETSPYPYVDLATFFSPGPTSVLLVLDHLEDPQNLATLLRTGEAVGIDGVVITERRSAGITPAVVNASAGAVEHLRVAIVTNLGRAVDDLREEGYWAIALEPGSQAQSLFVAPLPRPLVLMVGSEGRGLSPVLIRRADVQVMIPMFGRVTSLNAAVAGSIALYEIVRRALLADAGTG; from the coding sequence ATGAGGAAACTCCAGCGGGGAAGACCGACCGAATACCTGTACGGCCGAAACGCTATTGCGGAAGCGCTGCGAGGCAGGCGTCGTCACCGTCGCCTCTACGTGGCCCAGGGTATCGAGCACCATGCGCGCGTTGCCGCGCTCATCGAGCAGGCACGCCACCTCGGTCTTCCTGTCTCGCTCCTGCCGCGCGAAGAACTCGACCGATTGGTGGGCTCAGTCAATCACCAGGGTGTCGTCCTCGAGACGAGTCCTTATCCGTACGTGGACCTTGCGACGTTCTTTTCCCCGGGACCGACCAGCGTCCTTCTCGTTCTCGATCATCTCGAGGATCCGCAGAATCTCGCCACCTTGCTGCGGACCGGTGAAGCGGTGGGCATCGATGGAGTCGTCATCACGGAAAGACGATCGGCCGGTATTACGCCGGCCGTCGTGAACGCCTCGGCCGGTGCGGTGGAGCACTTGCGCGTGGCCATCGTGACGAACCTCGGTCGTGCCGTGGACGACCTCCGCGAGGAGGGATACTGGGCGATCGCCCTGGAACCCGGTTCTCAGGCACAATCACTGTTCGTCGCACCGCTTCCGCGCCCCCTGGTCCTCATGGTCGGCTCGGAGGGACGTGGACTCTCTCCTGTTCTGATACGACGTGCCGATGTGCAAGTGATGATCCCGATGTTCGGACGGGTCACATCGCTCAATGCCGCAGTGGCCGGCTCGATCGCACTCTACGAGATCGTCCGGCGAGCACTTCTGGCGGACGCAGGCACAGGGTAG
- the rplI gene encoding 50S ribosomal protein L9, whose product MKVILLRDVPNVGKAGTITVVSDGFARNYLFPQRLAEPATPDRLAIAEARLAAERRRIERAEQAMRELAERLEGFRLVIPVRVGESGRLYGSITARDIAARLSQAIGQEIDRRTVHLEEPIRSLGEHRVVIHLVGRLRPTIVVEVVAEETPETSAQ is encoded by the coding sequence ATGAAGGTCATTCTGCTACGCGACGTCCCCAATGTGGGCAAGGCCGGCACCATTACGGTGGTCTCCGACGGGTTCGCGCGCAACTACCTGTTTCCGCAGCGGTTGGCCGAGCCGGCTACGCCTGACCGCCTCGCTATCGCCGAGGCGCGCCTCGCTGCCGAGCGACGACGCATCGAACGTGCCGAGCAAGCGATGCGCGAACTCGCAGAACGGCTCGAAGGATTCCGGCTCGTCATTCCGGTTCGTGTTGGCGAAAGCGGGCGCCTGTACGGGTCGATCACGGCTCGTGACATCGCGGCGCGCTTGAGCCAGGCCATCGGGCAGGAGATCGATCGCCGCACGGTGCACCTCGAGGAACCGATCCGCTCGCTCGGTGAACACCGTGTCGTGATCCATCTCGTCGGTCGGCTGCGCCCGACGATCGTCGTCGAAGTCGTTGCGGAGGAAACACCGGAAACTTCAGCCCAGTGA
- the dnaB gene encoding replicative DNA helicase — MTSTAPEAVERLPPHNIEAEQAVLGSLLIDRDAIIRVASFLRPDDFYRGSHAVIYQAILDLYNRRVPADFVTVVDELERTGRLDDAGGVAYLTELLSVVPSAVHVEYYARIVERTATLRRLINAGTEIVRLGFDERIEADEAIERAERLIFDVSQRRSARDFVSVGQVLEQFFEKLDYIQQHRGEVIGIPTGFADLDKLTGGLQRSDLIILAARPSVGKTSFQLSIAHHAAVKAGKVVAIFSLEMSAEQLVQRLLAMETGVDTHRLRLGYIDEQEWDAISRAFGRLAEAKIFIDDTPGISVMELRSKARRLMAEHGLDLVIVDYLQLMHARRAENRVQEISEISRGLKALARELNVPVLALSQLSRAVETRTDHRPLLSDLRESGSLEQDADVVIFIYRDEIYNPDTDRRGIAEIIVAKHRNGPTDTVHLRFFDRTARFADLELYREPGT, encoded by the coding sequence ATGACGAGCACGGCACCGGAAGCCGTCGAGCGGCTACCACCGCACAACATCGAGGCCGAGCAAGCCGTGCTCGGAAGTCTCCTCATCGATCGCGACGCGATCATCCGCGTCGCGTCCTTCCTTCGTCCGGACGACTTCTATCGCGGTAGCCACGCGGTGATCTACCAGGCGATCCTCGATCTCTACAACCGTCGGGTGCCAGCCGATTTCGTGACAGTCGTGGACGAACTCGAGCGTACTGGCCGGCTCGACGATGCGGGTGGCGTGGCCTATCTGACCGAACTCCTTAGTGTCGTCCCGAGTGCCGTTCACGTCGAGTATTACGCGCGGATCGTCGAACGAACGGCGACACTGCGCCGGCTCATCAACGCCGGGACCGAGATCGTTCGCCTCGGGTTCGACGAACGGATCGAGGCCGATGAGGCGATCGAGCGAGCCGAGCGCCTCATTTTCGATGTCTCGCAACGACGCTCCGCTCGCGATTTCGTGTCCGTGGGCCAGGTGCTGGAGCAATTTTTCGAGAAACTCGACTACATCCAGCAGCACCGTGGCGAAGTCATCGGCATACCGACCGGATTTGCCGACCTCGACAAGCTCACTGGCGGGCTGCAGCGCTCCGATCTGATCATTCTGGCTGCGCGACCGTCGGTCGGAAAGACGTCGTTCCAGCTGAGCATCGCGCATCATGCGGCTGTCAAGGCCGGCAAGGTCGTCGCGATCTTCAGCTTGGAGATGTCGGCTGAGCAACTCGTCCAGCGGTTGCTGGCGATGGAAACCGGGGTCGACACTCACCGATTGCGGCTCGGGTATATCGACGAGCAGGAGTGGGACGCGATCTCTCGCGCGTTCGGCCGCCTCGCCGAAGCCAAAATTTTCATCGACGACACGCCTGGCATCAGCGTGATGGAACTCCGCAGCAAGGCCCGGCGCTTAATGGCGGAGCACGGCCTCGACCTCGTGATCGTCGATTATCTCCAGCTCATGCATGCGCGCCGCGCCGAAAACCGTGTCCAGGAGATCTCGGAGATTTCACGCGGCCTCAAGGCACTCGCTCGCGAGTTGAACGTTCCCGTTCTCGCGCTCTCGCAGCTTTCCCGCGCAGTCGAAACGCGAACCGATCACCGCCCGCTCTTGAGCGACCTCCGGGAGAGCGGAAGCCTCGAGCAGGATGCAGACGTTGTCATCTTCATCTATCGCGACGAGATCTACAACCCTGACACTGATCGTCGCGGTATCGCCGAAATCATCGTGGCCAAACATCGGAACGGCCCAACGGATACGGTGCACCTCCGCTTCTTCGACCGGACTGCCCGTTTCGCCGATCTCGAACTGTACCGTGAACCCGGTACCTGA
- a CDS encoding DnaD domain-containing protein, giving the protein MAGYQPLVTPYCLPLDLAERLVREAGDIATLKVVLAVARLAIRQGQPAVPIAAVYSDQALRQGLRPGGTDREPRNEIAHAIDIAVARGFLIRLRGTTLSGQDLEWVALANPETIALAHHQPHQLVPRGTEPPPSIVIERPNVFSLYEQNIGPLTPLIAEQLAEALERYPPAWVEAAIVEAVHYGRRNWRYIQRILERWATEGRSDETHSRDQRARRLDPDKYLRGKYAPLFWSTE; this is encoded by the coding sequence ATGGCAGGCTATCAGCCCTTGGTAACCCCCTATTGCCTTCCGCTCGACCTCGCCGAACGTCTGGTGCGCGAAGCGGGCGATATCGCGACACTCAAAGTTGTCCTGGCAGTCGCTCGCCTGGCCATCCGCCAGGGACAGCCAGCCGTTCCCATCGCTGCCGTGTACAGCGACCAGGCGCTCCGCCAGGGCCTGCGTCCGGGTGGAACGGATCGTGAACCGCGCAATGAGATCGCTCACGCGATCGACATTGCGGTCGCCCGGGGCTTCCTGATCCGGCTCCGCGGCACGACGCTCAGTGGGCAGGACCTCGAGTGGGTAGCCCTGGCGAACCCGGAGACCATCGCTCTGGCACACCATCAGCCACACCAGCTCGTCCCGCGGGGCACCGAGCCGCCACCCTCCATTGTCATCGAACGTCCCAATGTCTTCTCCCTCTACGAGCAGAACATCGGCCCGTTGACGCCGCTGATCGCCGAACAGCTCGCCGAGGCGCTCGAACGCTACCCTCCAGCCTGGGTTGAGGCAGCGATCGTCGAAGCGGTACACTACGGACGCCGAAACTGGCGCTACATCCAGCGGATCCTCGAGCGGTGGGCGACCGAAGGACGGAGCGATGAGACCCATTCGCGAGATCAACGCGCTCGGCGACTCGATCCGGACAAATACCTCCGGGGAAAGTACGCTCCACTCTTCTGGAGTACCGAATAG
- a CDS encoding ATP-binding protein, whose amino-acid sequence MRPIREINALGDSIRTNTSGESTLHSSGVPNSLSVEPLLQRSPDTCPICKGAGYLRLDVPVGHPNFGRIIPCECKIREREAKLLRQYLELSGLEQLEDWTFETFDPTVPGVGDAYRIALEYARNPDGWLLLMGTYGCGKTHLAAAIANYVLRHQRLFPLFTVVPDLLDYLRATFAPDRTQSYDDRFEQVRNAGLLVLDDLGTEHTTPWATEKLFQIINYRYNQRKPTVITTNRDLDDLDERIRSRLCDRAICRAVFIRAGDYRLRRSRVTP is encoded by the coding sequence ATGAGACCCATTCGCGAGATCAACGCGCTCGGCGACTCGATCCGGACAAATACCTCCGGGGAAAGTACGCTCCACTCTTCTGGAGTACCGAATAGTCTTTCGGTGGAGCCCCTCCTCCAGCGATCACCTGACACCTGCCCAATCTGTAAAGGGGCAGGCTATCTGCGGCTCGATGTTCCGGTCGGTCACCCGAATTTCGGTCGCATCATTCCTTGTGAATGTAAGATCCGCGAGCGGGAAGCGAAGCTCCTCCGCCAGTATCTGGAACTCAGCGGATTGGAGCAGCTCGAAGACTGGACGTTCGAGACGTTCGATCCGACCGTTCCCGGAGTCGGCGACGCCTATCGCATTGCACTCGAGTATGCGCGTAATCCGGATGGTTGGTTGCTGCTCATGGGGACCTATGGTTGCGGCAAAACGCACCTCGCAGCAGCCATCGCCAACTACGTGTTGCGCCACCAGCGGCTCTTCCCGCTTTTCACCGTCGTACCCGATCTTCTCGATTATCTCCGGGCAACGTTCGCACCTGATCGAACCCAAAGTTATGATGATCGCTTCGAGCAAGTCCGGAACGCGGGCCTTCTCGTCCTCGACGACCTGGGAACGGAGCACACGACGCCATGGGCGACCGAGAAGTTGTTCCAAATCATCAACTACCGGTACAACCAGCGCAAACCGACCGTCATCACGACGAACCGCGACCTCGACGATCTCGATGAGCGTATCCGCTCGCGTCTCTGCGACCGGGCTATCTGCCGAGCCGTTTTCATCCGTGCAGGGGACTATCGCCTCCGGCGTTCACGGGTGACACCTTGA
- the cdaA gene encoding diadenylate cyclase CdaA yields the protein MVDLPWIFTRIDLRAIVDILSVALIFYWLLWVVQGTRAAQLVRGLAILIIAVVGVANLFQLQALNWLLRQALPALIIAIPVVFQPELRRALERLGHTGAWLRTPLSSHEVQTEETIEEITRAALQLSRLRYGALIVIERETGLQDYADRGIPLDATLTQQLLVNIFFPNSPLHDGAVIIRGNRILAAGCVLPLSENLPDPQLGTRHRAGLGMTEESDAVAIIVSEETGQISLAVNGRLYRNVDAERLRRALRALLHVERPSRRRLAELLDRSTRSTSPDGEPPAKEPESGPTREDARASASRLG from the coding sequence ATGGTCGACCTACCATGGATCTTCACCCGCATTGACTTGCGGGCTATCGTTGACATTCTCTCTGTGGCACTGATCTTTTATTGGCTTCTTTGGGTCGTTCAGGGGACACGTGCTGCTCAGTTAGTTCGTGGATTAGCGATCCTCATTATTGCTGTCGTCGGTGTAGCCAATCTTTTTCAGTTACAGGCATTGAACTGGTTACTCCGGCAAGCATTGCCAGCATTGATCATCGCGATCCCCGTCGTCTTCCAACCAGAACTGCGGCGCGCGCTGGAGCGACTCGGTCATACCGGAGCCTGGTTGCGGACACCGTTGAGCAGCCACGAGGTGCAGACCGAGGAAACGATCGAAGAGATCACGCGTGCTGCTCTGCAACTGTCGCGCTTACGTTATGGAGCGCTGATCGTCATCGAGCGAGAAACTGGCCTGCAAGACTACGCAGATCGCGGCATTCCGCTCGATGCCACGCTCACCCAACAGCTCCTCGTGAATATCTTTTTTCCGAACTCACCGCTGCATGACGGGGCAGTGATCATTCGCGGCAATCGCATTCTCGCTGCCGGATGTGTTCTCCCACTCAGTGAAAATCTTCCCGATCCGCAGCTCGGAACACGACACCGAGCTGGCCTCGGAATGACCGAGGAATCCGATGCGGTCGCGATCATCGTTTCCGAGGAGACCGGGCAGATTTCGCTCGCGGTCAATGGTCGCCTCTACCGCAATGTGGATGCTGAACGACTCCGTCGTGCACTGCGCGCCTTACTCCACGTGGAGCGTCCGAGCCGACGTCGGCTCGCCGAACTTCTCGACCGTTCCACCCGTTCGACCAGCCCCGACGGAGAGCCTCCCGCAAAGGAGCCGGAGAGTGGCCCGACTCGCGAAGATGCGCGCGCGTCTGCTTCGCGCCTGGGATAA
- a CDS encoding YbbR-like domain-containing protein, whose product MARLAKMRARLLRAWDNLRPTIRRENVARFIVAVALAFALWAWVEATNDPETQRTISNIPVIPANLPPSLVVTSELPTVTVRIQGAQSRVQALESGAIQATVDLGDVTEPGIYTRRVRVELPARLRLREVIPPEVTVQVDRLAERPAVPVEVTIANELPPNLELVSTQADPQTATIRGPEQRVNQVARISAPIQISGQSEVVRESVALVPVDGNGITVQGVTVEPSTASVTVQLRIRGQVRRVVPTIVGADRLAPGYELAGPPTVFPTDEVVVEGPESALAAIPYLTTTPIDVSGWSESRILWDVPIDTSRLPAGVTVDPAAVNVSIQIRRAEESRTLQGIPVTPMNVRPGTTAELSPATVDLELSGPSDLLDQLNPAEILVFVDVENADAGVYQLPVRVTLPPGVRFERVTPTVIQVTVRTPTTPIPTPSP is encoded by the coding sequence GTGGCCCGACTCGCGAAGATGCGCGCGCGTCTGCTTCGCGCCTGGGATAACCTGCGACCGACGATCCGACGAGAAAACGTCGCACGTTTCATCGTTGCAGTGGCACTCGCTTTTGCACTCTGGGCTTGGGTCGAAGCGACGAACGATCCGGAAACACAGCGCACGATTTCCAATATCCCGGTCATCCCTGCCAATTTGCCGCCATCACTCGTCGTGACGAGCGAACTCCCCACCGTCACCGTACGGATCCAAGGGGCGCAGAGCCGCGTTCAGGCGCTCGAAAGCGGAGCGATACAGGCAACGGTCGACTTGGGCGACGTTACGGAGCCGGGGATCTATACGCGGCGCGTCCGCGTCGAACTGCCCGCCCGTCTCCGCCTCCGTGAGGTCATTCCGCCGGAGGTTACGGTGCAAGTCGACCGGCTCGCTGAACGACCGGCCGTTCCGGTCGAGGTGACGATCGCGAACGAACTGCCACCGAACCTCGAACTGGTGTCCACGCAGGCCGATCCCCAGACCGCCACCATCCGCGGCCCTGAACAACGAGTCAACCAGGTCGCCCGCATCAGCGCCCCCATCCAAATCTCCGGTCAGTCCGAGGTCGTACGCGAATCGGTGGCCTTGGTTCCAGTGGATGGAAACGGAATCACCGTCCAGGGAGTCACTGTCGAACCATCGACAGCGAGTGTGACAGTCCAGCTCCGGATTCGCGGACAAGTCCGACGCGTCGTCCCGACCATCGTCGGCGCCGATCGTCTCGCACCGGGCTACGAGCTCGCCGGCCCGCCGACAGTCTTCCCGACTGACGAAGTCGTTGTCGAAGGACCCGAATCAGCCCTCGCCGCGATTCCGTATCTCACGACCACGCCGATCGACGTGAGTGGATGGAGTGAATCACGCATCCTTTGGGACGTTCCGATCGATACGTCCCGGCTTCCGGCTGGCGTCACGGTGGACCCAGCGGCCGTCAACGTCTCGATCCAGATTCGCCGGGCTGAGGAATCTCGAACGCTTCAAGGCATACCGGTCACACCGATGAATGTGCGCCCCGGAACGACGGCTGAACTCTCACCAGCCACCGTCGATCTCGAACTCAGCGGCCCCAGCGATCTCCTGGACCAGTTGAATCCTGCGGAGATCCTTGTCTTCGTCGACGTGGAGAATGCGGATGCCGGCGTGTATCAGCTTCCCGTGCGGGTAACCCTTCCTCCCGGCGTACGATTCGAGCGTGTGACGCCGACCGTGATCCAGGTCACGGTTCGCACGCCGACGACACCGATTCCAACTCCGTCGCCATGA
- a CDS encoding ANTAR domain-containing response regulator: MSVAATPIRILIADDEPIIRLDLRELLTSLGYDVVGEAADGRTAVELARKLKPDLVILDIKMPEVDGIDAAEVLHRERLAPVVLLTAYSERELVERARRAGVAGYLVKPFRESEIMPVIELALNQFREFQRLEQQVVELQEALEARKLIERAKGILMQVHGLTEAEAFQRMRRLSMDSRKSMREIAEAILLAHQLESGSRSSETRQ, translated from the coding sequence ATGAGTGTGGCTGCGACACCGATTCGCATTCTGATCGCTGACGACGAGCCGATCATTCGGCTGGATCTGCGTGAGCTGCTCACCTCGCTCGGCTATGATGTCGTCGGTGAGGCGGCGGATGGCCGAACTGCGGTCGAACTTGCCCGGAAGCTGAAGCCAGACCTCGTGATCCTCGACATCAAGATGCCTGAGGTCGACGGTATCGACGCGGCGGAAGTGCTCCATCGGGAGCGCCTCGCGCCTGTGGTCCTGCTGACGGCCTACAGTGAACGGGAGCTTGTCGAGCGCGCGCGCCGTGCTGGGGTCGCTGGTTACCTGGTGAAGCCGTTCCGCGAAAGCGAGATCATGCCGGTCATCGAGCTCGCACTGAACCAGTTCCGCGAGTTCCAGCGACTGGAACAGCAGGTCGTCGAGCTGCAGGAGGCGCTCGAGGCGCGGAAGCTGATCGAACGGGCCAAGGGCATTCTGATGCAGGTTCATGGACTCACCGAAGCCGAAGCGTTCCAGCGCATGCGCCGTCTCAGTATGGATAGCCGGAAGTCGATGCGCGAGATCGCTGAAGCGATCCTGCTCGCTCATCAGCTGGAGAGCGGCAGTCGTTCCAGCGAGACACGGCAGTAG
- the rplL gene encoding 50S ribosomal protein L7/L12: MAVGQEKLEEIIQAIEQMTVLELSQLVKALEERFGVTAAPVAVAAAPAAGAPAAAAAPAEEEKTEFDVILTEVGPNKIQVIKVVRELTQLGLKEAKDLVEGAPKPVKQGVSKQEAETIKQKLEAVGAKVEIK; this comes from the coding sequence ATGGCGGTCGGACAAGAGAAGCTCGAAGAGATCATCCAAGCGATCGAGCAAATGACAGTGCTTGAGCTGTCGCAGCTCGTCAAGGCGCTCGAAGAGCGCTTCGGTGTCACAGCGGCTCCCGTTGCCGTGGCTGCGGCACCAGCGGCCGGAGCTCCCGCGGCAGCTGCTGCACCGGCAGAGGAAGAAAAGACCGAATTCGACGTGATTCTTACGGAAGTTGGGCCGAACAAGATCCAGGTAATCAAGGTTGTCCGCGAGTTAACCCAGCTCGGGTTGAAGGAAGCGAAGGATCTCGTCGAGGGAGCGCCGAAGCCGGTGAAGCAGGGTGTCTCGAAGCAGGAAGCGGAGACGATCAAGCAGAAGCTGGAAGCTGTCGGCGCGAAGGTGGAAATCAAGTAG
- the rplJ gene encoding 50S ribosomal protein L10, which yields MPTPEKARQIEEISEILRTASLAILTDYRGLTVADMTAFRRRLQEQQANLRVVKNTLTRIAAERTGTAVITPLLEGPTALVYTSGDPVTAAKLTVEFARQSRILTVKGALLGGQLLSAADVEALATLPSREELLAKVVGGLQAPLYGLVWVLSGPIRGLLYVLQGRMRQLGGEAEAA from the coding sequence GTGCCGACACCGGAGAAGGCTCGACAAATCGAGGAGATCAGCGAGATTCTCCGTACGGCGAGCCTGGCGATTCTTACCGATTACCGCGGACTCACCGTCGCGGATATGACCGCGTTCCGGCGCCGGCTCCAGGAGCAGCAGGCGAATCTGCGGGTCGTCAAGAACACGCTGACCCGCATCGCGGCGGAGCGCACCGGCACGGCGGTGATTACTCCACTCTTGGAGGGACCAACAGCGCTCGTCTACACGAGTGGTGACCCTGTGACGGCAGCGAAGCTGACGGTCGAGTTCGCCCGACAGTCCCGAATCCTCACCGTCAAGGGAGCTTTGCTCGGCGGGCAACTGCTTTCGGCTGCCGATGTCGAGGCGCTCGCGACGCTACCGTCCCGTGAGGAACTCCTGGCCAAGGTCGTCGGTGGTCTCCAAGCACCCCTGTACGGGCTGGTCTGGGTGCTTTCGGGGCCGATCCGCGGGTTGCTCTACGTCTTGCAAGGGCGGATGCGGCAGCTCGGTGGAGAGGCGGAAGCGGCTTGA
- the rplA gene encoding 50S ribosomal protein L1, which produces MPKHGKRYLEALKLVDVTRRYPPKEAVALVKQVAHANFDESIDLHINLNIDPRQADQNVRGTVTLPHGTGRVPRILVFAVGEAARIAEEAGADYVGVDELIKQIESGWLEFDAAIAMADQMGKVGPLGRILGRRGLMPNPRTGTVVRNPEDLPAVIREIKGGRIEFRNDRTGNIHIQIGRKSFTEQQILENLYVAVDAIARARPAAVKGQFFRSMTIAPTMGPGIPLDVATTLEEARAFVK; this is translated from the coding sequence ATGCCGAAGCATGGGAAAAGGTATCTCGAGGCACTCAAGCTGGTCGATGTCACCCGGCGTTATCCGCCGAAGGAGGCGGTCGCGCTGGTGAAGCAGGTCGCACACGCGAACTTCGACGAAAGTATCGACCTGCACATCAATCTGAATATCGATCCGCGGCAGGCGGATCAGAATGTGCGCGGAACCGTGACGTTGCCACACGGGACCGGGCGGGTGCCTCGCATCTTGGTCTTCGCCGTCGGCGAGGCCGCTCGGATCGCCGAGGAGGCCGGTGCCGATTACGTCGGTGTGGATGAGCTCATCAAACAAATCGAGAGCGGCTGGTTGGAATTCGATGCAGCGATCGCGATGGCGGATCAGATGGGGAAAGTGGGCCCCTTGGGACGGATCCTCGGCCGTCGTGGCTTGATGCCCAACCCGCGTACAGGTACGGTCGTGCGGAATCCCGAGGATCTGCCAGCGGTGATCCGTGAGATCAAGGGTGGCCGCATCGAGTTCCGGAACGATCGGACTGGCAACATTCACATCCAGATCGGGCGCAAGAGTTTCACCGAACAGCAGATCCTGGAGAACCTGTACGTCGCAGTGGATGCGATCGCCCGGGCGCGTCCAGCTGCAGTGAAGGGTCAGTTTTTCCGGTCGATGACGATCGCGCCGACGATGGGGCCGGGGATTCCGTTGGATGTCGCGACGACGCTGGAGGAGGCACGGGCTTTCGTGAAGTGA